From the genome of Candidatus Competibacteraceae bacterium:
GCGCGACGGACGGCGCGGGGGTTGGGTTCGGCGCCACTGAGGACGGTGCGGGCGCCGGAACGGGCAGCAGTGTAACGGATTCGATGAGCACCGGGGTCACTGGCACGTCGCCGAATCGGCCGCCGGGACCACCGGCGCCCGTGGATACCTGGCCGATCTTGTCCACCACGGCCATGCCATCGACGACCTGGCCGAACACCGTATAGCCCCAACCTTGCGGGGTCGGCGCGCGATGGTCGAGAAAGTCGTTGTCCTTGAGGTTGATGAAAAACTGGGCGGTGGCGGATTGCGGGTCGGAGGTACGCGCCATGGCCACCGTGCCGCGCCGATTCTTGAGCCCATTATTGGCCTCGTTCGGCACCGGGGCACGGGTCGGCTTCTGCTGGAAGTCGGGGGCGAAACCGCCGCCCTGGATCATGAAGCCATCGATGACCCGGTGGAAGAGTGTGCCGTTGTAGAAACCGTCGCGGGCATAGGTGAGAAAGTTTTCCACCGATTTCGGGGCTTTTTCGTCCGCCAGTTCCAGAGTAATGGGACCCATGCTGGTGTCCAGCCGGACTTGGGTGCCGGCTTGGGCGGCGGCGGCCATGCCGAGAACGGCGGCGGCCACTAACAAAAGTCGTTTGTGCATGCGTAATCGCCAAGTTGTGAGAATGACAGGATCATAATAATCGGCCAGCCGGCATGCCGCCAGATTTGGCGGCTGTCGGCGCTTTCCGGTACCATGATTTCACTATGACCACCCAGACCATCAAAACGCGCTTTGCGCCCAGCCCGACCGGTTACCTGCACTTGGGCAACATCCGCACGGCCCTGTTCAACGCGCTGCTGGCCCGACGCTGGGGCGGTCGGTTTGTGCTGCGGATCGAGGATACCGACCGGGAGCGCAGCCGTCCGGAATACATCGCGGCGCTGCTGGACGATCTGCGCTGGTTGGGGCTGGACTGGCGGGAAGGCGCGGGGGTGGGTGGTCCCCATGCGCCTTACGCCCAGTCGGAGCGGACCACGGTTTACGCCGAATACTACCAGCGACTGGATGCGGCCGGGCACGTCTATCCTTGTTTCTGCACCCCGGCGGAGTTGGCGCTGAGCCGCAAGGCGCAACAGTCGGCCGGTCAGCCGCCGCGCTATGCGGGCACCTGCGCCCGTTTGAACGAAGCCGAACGGCAGGCACGGCGGGAGCGAGGCTTGCAACCGACTCTGCGCTTTCGGGTACCGCCGGGGCGGACGGTGGAATTCACCGATCTGGTACGCGGCCCGCAGCGTTTCGCCAGCGACCACATTGGCGACTTCGTGATCCGCCGGGCCGACGGCGGCGCCCAGTTTTTCTTCGTCAACGCCGTGGATGATGCGCTCATGGGAATTACCCATGTGCTACGCGGCGAAGACCATCTGACCAATACTCCGCGCCAGTTGCTGTTACTGGAAGCGCTGGAACTGCCGGCTCCGGAGTACGGCCACATGGCCTTGATCGTCGGGGCCGCCGGCGGACCGCTGTCCAAGCGCGAAGGCGACTTCAGCGTTCGCGAGTTGCGCGCCGCCGGCTATTTGCCGGAGGCCTTGTTGAACTATCTGGCCCGACTCGGCCACCGCTACGAGCACGATGAGTGGATGGAGCCAGCGGAACTGGCGGCCGGGTTTGCCGTGGCGCATCTGGGGCGCGCGCCAGCCCACTACGATGAGGCCCAGTTGCTGCATTGGCAGGCCGAGGCGGTGGGGCGTGCGGCGCCGGAACGATTGTGGACCTGGATGGGGCCGGCGGTTCACGAACGGGTGCCACCCGATCAACGGGAGGAGTTCGTTGCCGCGGTGCGGCCCAATACCCGCTTTCCCGCCGATGCCGCTTTCTGGGCGAACCGGCTGTTCGGTGAAGATTTGGCGCCGAGCGACGATAGCCGGACAGTGATCGCGGCGGCGGGGTCGGCGTTTTTTGCTCAGGCATTGGCCGCGTATGCCGAATATGGCGCGGCCTATCGACCTTTGGTCGAAGACTTGAAGCGGCGCACCGGCGCAAAAGGGAAAAACCTGTTCATGCCGCTGCGGGCGGCACTGACGGGCGAGACCCATGGTCCGGAATTGGCACGGGTTTTGGCCCTGCTGCCGCCTGATATCGCGCGGCGGCGCCTGGATGCCTGTTGTTGATTCTGGCGGATGTTTTCGGCGTGATCCCTAGCCTCGTTCTGTTCCGACCAGCCTCAATATCGTCGAGATAACCATTTATGTTGCAGATTTTTAACAGCCTGACCCGTCAAAAAGAGCCGTTTCACCCCATCGAGCCGGGCAAGGTGCGGATGTACGTGTGCGGCATGACCGTCTACGACTACTGTCATGTCGGTCACGCGCGGGCCATGGTGGTGTTCGACGTGGTGTTGCGCTGGCTGCGGGTCAAGGGTTACGACGTGAACTATGTGCGCAACATCACCGATATCGACGATAAGATCATTCGCCGTGCC
Proteins encoded in this window:
- a CDS encoding peptidyl-prolyl cis-trans isomerase yields the protein MHKRLLLVAAAVLGMAAAAQAGTQVRLDTSMGPITLELADEKAPKSVENFLTYARDGFYNGTLFHRVIDGFMIQGGGFAPDFQQKPTRAPVPNEANNGLKNRRGTVAMARTSDPQSATAQFFINLKDNDFLDHRAPTPQGWGYTVFGQVVDGMAVVDKIGQVSTGAGGPGGRFGDVPVTPVLIESVTLLPVPAPAPSSVAPNPTPAPSVAPEPAKQ
- a CDS encoding glutamate--tRNA ligase; this translates as MPPDLAAVGAFRYHDFTMTTQTIKTRFAPSPTGYLHLGNIRTALFNALLARRWGGRFVLRIEDTDRERSRPEYIAALLDDLRWLGLDWREGAGVGGPHAPYAQSERTTVYAEYYQRLDAAGHVYPCFCTPAELALSRKAQQSAGQPPRYAGTCARLNEAERQARRERGLQPTLRFRVPPGRTVEFTDLVRGPQRFASDHIGDFVIRRADGGAQFFFVNAVDDALMGITHVLRGEDHLTNTPRQLLLLEALELPAPEYGHMALIVGAAGGPLSKREGDFSVRELRAAGYLPEALLNYLARLGHRYEHDEWMEPAELAAGFAVAHLGRAPAHYDEAQLLHWQAEAVGRAAPERLWTWMGPAVHERVPPDQREEFVAAVRPNTRFPADAAFWANRLFGEDLAPSDDSRTVIAAAGSAFFAQALAAYAEYGAAYRPLVEDLKRRTGAKGKNLFMPLRAALTGETHGPELARVLALLPPDIARRRLDACC